One region of Micromonospora ureilytica genomic DNA includes:
- a CDS encoding GrpB family protein, with amino-acid sequence MAEYPQDVVQRFHGSPEQVDAGLVGNPPRTWESVVIEEYDRVWAQRFIVVRSSLTDALGGLIIGVEHVGSTAVPGLAAKPVIDVDLTIEDTAEESGYLPALERLGYRLVLREPWWHGHRMLVSPAEDVNLHVWPRGAPEPVRHRLFRDWLRSHPHDRELYAATKRRLARDTAHRPRDYSLAKNTVIDEIYERIFAAG; translated from the coding sequence GTGGCCGAGTATCCGCAGGACGTCGTGCAACGTTTCCACGGCAGCCCCGAGCAGGTCGACGCCGGCTTGGTGGGCAACCCGCCACGGACGTGGGAGTCAGTCGTCATCGAGGAGTACGACAGGGTTTGGGCACAGCGGTTCATCGTCGTTCGGTCGTCGCTCACCGACGCGCTGGGCGGTCTGATCATCGGGGTGGAACATGTCGGGTCGACAGCGGTGCCGGGGCTCGCGGCCAAGCCCGTCATCGATGTCGATCTCACCATCGAGGACACCGCGGAGGAGTCCGGTTATCTCCCCGCCCTGGAACGGCTCGGGTACCGGCTCGTCCTACGGGAGCCCTGGTGGCACGGGCATCGGATGCTCGTCAGCCCCGCCGAGGACGTCAACCTGCACGTCTGGCCGAGGGGTGCGCCGGAACCCGTCCGGCACCGGCTCTTCCGCGACTGGCTGCGCTCGCATCCCCACGACCGGGAGTTGTACGCCGCGACCAAGCGGCGCCTCGCGCGGGACACCGCGCACCGACCCCGTGACTACAGCCTGGCGAAGAACACCGTCATCGACGAGATCTACGAGCGCATCTTCGCCGCCGGATGA
- a CDS encoding PadR family transcriptional regulator, whose amino-acid sequence MRMTIPVAKVLAALLAEPDEQRYGLDLMRLTGLPSGTLYPVLHRLQAAGWLAADWEAIDPVAAGRPARRYYRLTAEGVTQARQALADLRAALPDGRRSWGGTEPTGAPAW is encoded by the coding sequence ATGCGGATGACGATTCCGGTCGCGAAGGTGCTCGCGGCGCTGCTCGCCGAGCCCGACGAGCAGCGCTACGGGCTGGACCTGATGCGCTTGACCGGCCTGCCCAGCGGCACCCTCTACCCGGTGCTGCACCGGTTGCAGGCGGCCGGCTGGCTGGCCGCCGACTGGGAGGCGATCGACCCGGTAGCGGCCGGCCGGCCGGCCCGCCGCTACTACCGGCTCACCGCCGAAGGCGTGACGCAGGCCCGCCAGGCGCTCGCCGACCTGCGTGCCGCGCTCCCCGACGGTCGCCGCTCGTGGGGCGGCACCGAGCCCACCGGGGCGCCGGCGTGGTGA
- a CDS encoding GNAT family N-acetyltransferase, which yields MTTPEITLATPTDRDAVLATLVAAFVKDPILRHLFPDEDTYPQYAAVFFGDLFDKRVHRSSIWTIGGGASVAIWEPPAGQPAGQPAEPPAAGHGSPEEARYPADVLARVRGYGEAVHAALPTYPFWYLGVLGTHPDSAGRGWGRAVMRAGLARAAADGLPAILETSYPANVELYRRAGWEVVTSLSEPVPTWIMQQPPR from the coding sequence GTGACAACGCCTGAGATCACCCTCGCCACGCCAACGGACCGCGATGCGGTGCTCGCCACGCTGGTTGCCGCGTTCGTCAAGGACCCCATCCTGCGACATCTGTTCCCGGACGAGGACACCTATCCGCAGTACGCCGCCGTCTTCTTCGGGGACCTTTTCGACAAGCGGGTGCACAGGTCGTCGATCTGGACGATCGGCGGAGGCGCCTCGGTCGCCATCTGGGAGCCGCCGGCCGGGCAACCGGCCGGGCAACCGGCTGAGCCGCCGGCCGCCGGGCACGGGTCGCCGGAGGAAGCGCGATACCCGGCCGACGTGCTGGCCCGCGTGCGGGGCTACGGCGAGGCCGTGCACGCGGCCCTGCCGACGTACCCGTTCTGGTATCTCGGTGTCCTGGGCACCCACCCGGACAGCGCCGGACGCGGTTGGGGCCGTGCGGTCATGCGTGCCGGGCTGGCCCGCGCCGCCGCCGACGGCCTGCCGGCGATCCTGGAGACCAGCTACCCGGCCAACGTCGAGCTGTACCGCCGCGCCGGCTGGGAGGTGGTGACCTCCCTGTCGGAGCCTGTCCCCACCTGGATCATGCAACAGCCGCCGCGCTGA
- a CDS encoding RNB domain-containing ribonuclease has protein sequence MVIRRVLAPRIDFGALRRELGLLEEFPADAQREADEAAAAPPQPPVDRTDIPFVTVDPATSRDLDQAMHLARRPGGGYRVRYAIADVAAHVTPGGALEAETWRRGQTIYLPDGNVPLHPRTLSEGAASLLPDDDRAAVVWTIDLDADGGTVAVELERALVRSRAKLDYTGVQAAAEAGRLPDPIALLPEIGDRLTARGLRRGAINLPLPEQDLEPDGEGWQLVLRAPIPMEEHNAQISLLTGMAAADIMLAGRVGLLRTMPAPKPEAVQRLRAAAAPLGVHWPDDVGPGQVIAGLDAAQPRAAAFIDQAAELMRGAAYTAFDGELPEQPEHGGVAAAYAHVTAPLRRLADRYATEVCLALHAGRPVPDWARAALPRLPEVMASTDRVASAAARGAVELAEAAVLEHRVGETFEAAVLDVDAPPNGKSRPRPPGGTVALDAPPVRARCLGQLPLGERVRVRLVTADPAARTVLFELA, from the coding sequence GTGGTCATCCGACGCGTACTCGCGCCCCGCATCGACTTCGGCGCGCTGCGCCGCGAGCTCGGCCTGCTAGAAGAGTTCCCGGCCGACGCACAGCGTGAAGCCGACGAGGCGGCTGCGGCACCGCCGCAGCCGCCCGTCGACCGCACCGACATCCCGTTCGTCACTGTCGACCCCGCCACCTCACGGGACCTGGACCAGGCGATGCACCTCGCCCGCCGCCCCGGTGGGGGCTACCGGGTGCGGTACGCGATCGCCGACGTCGCCGCGCACGTCACCCCTGGTGGCGCGTTGGAGGCGGAGACCTGGCGGCGGGGGCAGACCATCTACCTGCCCGACGGAAACGTGCCGCTGCACCCGCGCACCCTCAGCGAGGGTGCCGCCAGTCTGCTGCCCGACGACGACCGGGCCGCGGTGGTCTGGACCATCGACCTGGACGCCGACGGCGGCACCGTGGCCGTCGAGCTGGAACGCGCTCTCGTCCGCAGTCGCGCCAAACTCGACTACACAGGGGTGCAGGCGGCAGCCGAGGCCGGGCGGCTACCCGACCCGATCGCGCTGCTGCCGGAGATCGGCGACCGACTGACCGCGCGTGGGTTGCGGCGCGGGGCCATCAACCTGCCGCTGCCCGAGCAGGATCTGGAGCCCGACGGTGAGGGCTGGCAACTGGTGCTGCGCGCGCCGATCCCCATGGAGGAGCACAACGCGCAGATCTCCCTGCTGACCGGGATGGCCGCCGCCGACATCATGCTGGCCGGGCGGGTCGGCCTGCTGCGGACGATGCCGGCACCCAAACCGGAGGCGGTGCAGCGGCTCCGGGCCGCGGCCGCGCCGCTGGGCGTGCACTGGCCGGACGACGTGGGCCCGGGTCAGGTCATCGCCGGTCTGGACGCCGCCCAGCCGCGTGCCGCCGCATTCATCGACCAGGCGGCCGAACTGATGCGCGGGGCCGCGTACACCGCCTTCGACGGGGAGCTGCCCGAGCAGCCGGAACACGGCGGCGTGGCGGCCGCGTACGCCCACGTGACGGCGCCGTTGCGGCGGCTGGCCGACCGGTACGCCACCGAGGTCTGCCTGGCCCTGCACGCGGGCCGGCCGGTGCCCGACTGGGCCCGCGCCGCGCTGCCGCGGCTGCCCGAGGTGATGGCGAGCACCGACCGGGTCGCCTCGGCGGCCGCTCGGGGCGCCGTCGAGTTGGCCGAGGCGGCGGTGCTGGAGCACCGGGTGGGCGAGACCTTCGAGGCGGCCGTCCTCGACGTCGACGCCCCGCCCAACGGTAAGTCCCGGCCCCGGCCACCCGGTGGCACGGTCGCGCTGGACGCCCCACCGGTACGCGCACGCTGCCTCGGCCAACTGCCGCTCGGCGAACGGGTCCGGGTCCGTCTGGTCACCGCCGACCCGGCGGCCCGCACCGTCCTGTTCGAGCTGGCCTGA
- a CDS encoding AraC family transcriptional regulator: protein MLDRLNEAMAYIERHLDQKIEVAELARIGLTSEYHFRRLFSALAGMPLSEYIRRRRLTVAGADVLAGERTLLDVAVHYGYGSAEAFARAFHAVHGVGPGEARRTGAVLRAQPRMSFRLTVEGSGSMEYRIVDKDAFALVGRKARVPLVHEGMNPAIVAFIRSIDRETTGRIEALSDQEPKGIVNVSDNLADSRQEGTELDYWHGVVTSAVPPEDLDALPVQAGSWAVFTTSGAFPQAVQFLWRDVFTQWFPSNPYRSRPGPEISRVRVSADGTQADAELWIPVERVPTPM from the coding sequence GTGCTGGATCGGCTCAACGAGGCCATGGCGTACATCGAGCGCCACCTCGACCAGAAGATCGAGGTGGCGGAGCTGGCGCGGATCGGGCTGACGTCGGAGTACCACTTCCGGCGGCTGTTCTCCGCGCTGGCCGGGATGCCGCTGTCGGAGTACATCCGTCGGCGGCGGCTCACCGTCGCCGGTGCGGACGTGCTGGCGGGGGAGCGGACGTTGCTCGACGTCGCGGTGCACTACGGCTACGGCTCGGCGGAGGCGTTCGCCCGGGCGTTCCACGCCGTGCACGGCGTGGGCCCCGGAGAAGCTCGGCGTACGGGGGCAGTGTTGCGCGCCCAGCCCCGGATGTCCTTCCGACTCACAGTCGAAGGGAGCGGCAGCATGGAGTACCGAATCGTCGACAAGGACGCGTTCGCGCTGGTGGGGCGCAAGGCCCGGGTTCCGCTGGTACACGAGGGGATGAACCCGGCGATTGTGGCGTTCATCAGGAGCATCGACAGGGAGACGACCGGGCGGATCGAGGCGCTCTCCGATCAGGAGCCGAAGGGGATCGTCAACGTCAGCGACAACCTCGCCGACAGCCGGCAGGAGGGCACCGAGCTGGACTACTGGCACGGCGTGGTGACCAGCGCCGTGCCGCCGGAGGACCTGGACGCGCTGCCGGTGCAGGCGGGGTCGTGGGCGGTGTTCACCACGTCCGGCGCGTTTCCGCAGGCGGTGCAGTTCCTGTGGCGTGACGTGTTCACCCAGTGGTTCCCGTCCAACCCGTACCGCAGCCGGCCGGGACCGGAGATCTCCCGGGTGCGGGTGTCCGCGGACGGCACCCAGGCGGACGCCGAGCTGTGGATCCCGGTCGAACGGGTCCCCACCCCTATGTAG
- a CDS encoding NUDIX hydrolase gives MAIPDYIVGMRKHVGHDLLWLPSVSAVVRNDAGELLLGQRADDGRWSVISGFVEPGEQPATALVREVREETGLDVAPVRMSSAVSHPHTYPNGDQCEYLNLGFLCRLVAGTARVNDDESLAVGWFPLDRLPELDKHALLVIAYALRENQLTGYLEPGTTWDDVPD, from the coding sequence ATGGCGATACCGGACTACATCGTGGGGATGCGCAAGCACGTCGGCCACGACCTGCTCTGGCTGCCGAGCGTCAGCGCGGTGGTCCGCAACGACGCCGGCGAACTGTTGCTCGGCCAGCGCGCCGACGACGGGCGCTGGTCGGTGATCAGCGGTTTCGTCGAGCCGGGCGAGCAGCCGGCCACCGCGCTGGTCCGCGAGGTGCGCGAGGAGACGGGCCTGGACGTCGCCCCGGTGCGGATGTCCAGCGCCGTGTCACACCCGCACACGTACCCGAATGGGGACCAGTGCGAATACCTGAACCTGGGGTTCCTGTGCCGGCTGGTGGCCGGCACCGCCCGGGTCAACGACGACGAGTCGCTGGCCGTGGGGTGGTTCCCGTTGGACCGGCTGCCCGAGCTGGACAAGCACGCCCTGCTGGTCATCGCGTACGCGCTGCGCGAGAACCAGCTGACCGGTTACCTGGAGCCGGGTACGACGTGGGACGACGTACCCGACTGA
- a CDS encoding histone: MAEAQQATKRPAARRTTAKKTAAAERNTAASRTTPVRKSTTAAAKAPARKAAGAAGRAPAKKTTTAAKKAPAKKATTKTTAAAKKAPARTSTTTRKTTAAAKRAPAATARKTTTAAKKTTGTAKKTVSAAKKTTASAARKTTAATKAPARKTTTAAKAPARKTTTAAKAPARKTTTAAKAPARKVATKASAAKKTAAKKTAAAKKTASTRPSGGARKAPAKKAPAAKATGTSSTTARKAAAKKAPAKKTVAAKAPARKVTARKSPARPVAARATAPRGTRSAARKATS, from the coding sequence ATGGCCGAAGCACAGCAGGCCACCAAGCGCCCGGCCGCCCGACGCACCACCGCGAAGAAGACCGCCGCGGCGGAGCGGAACACGGCAGCGAGCCGGACCACCCCCGTGCGCAAGTCCACCACGGCTGCCGCGAAGGCACCGGCGCGCAAGGCCGCCGGCGCGGCGGGCCGCGCCCCGGCCAAGAAGACCACCACGGCGGCGAAGAAGGCCCCCGCGAAGAAGGCCACGACGAAGACCACCGCCGCGGCCAAGAAGGCCCCCGCGAGGACCTCGACGACCACCCGCAAGACGACCGCTGCCGCCAAGCGGGCCCCGGCGGCCACGGCTCGCAAGACCACCACCGCCGCGAAGAAGACCACAGGTACGGCGAAGAAGACGGTGAGCGCGGCCAAGAAGACCACCGCCTCGGCGGCGCGGAAGACCACCGCCGCGACCAAGGCTCCGGCGCGGAAGACCACGACCGCGGCGAAGGCTCCGGCGCGCAAGACCACCACCGCGGCGAAGGCCCCGGCGCGCAAGACCACCACCGCGGCGAAGGCCCCGGCGCGGAAGGTCGCGACCAAGGCGTCCGCCGCCAAGAAGACGGCGGCGAAGAAGACGGCCGCGGCGAAGAAGACCGCGTCCACCCGCCCCAGCGGCGGCGCCCGCAAGGCCCCGGCCAAGAAGGCCCCGGCCGCGAAGGCGACAGGCACCTCGTCGACCACCGCCCGCAAGGCTGCGGCGAAGAAGGCCCCGGCGAAGAAGACCGTCGCGGCCAAGGCGCCGGCCCGCAAGGTGACCGCCCGCAAGTCGCCGGCCCGCCCGGTCGCCGCCCGAGCCACCGCCCCGAGGGGTACGCGCAGCGCCGCCCGGAAGGCGACCAGCTGA